CAAACTGGAGAGGGCCGCAGGCCAGATTCTCTCACTCCAGGGActgtctccccttcccttctgtcATCCCCGAGCCCTGAGGAAAGTTGCATTTTGATGATCTCAGCCCAGCAAGAGGCATGATGACAGCAATTGTGGGTCTACCCTTaggccagaggaggagagggagccctgTCCCCCCCGGTGGAGCTTGGGTGGTGCTGACACCCGTAATACCAAGGAAAGTATCTGAGGGTTACATTTGGGGCTGAGGGGTCCATTTGTCCCTCTCAGTTACTGATTTCTGAGAATCCAGACAGTGGAATGGTGGATTCCCTTTCAGGACTTCAATAAACGTACGTTGAGTAAACAGAACATTGTCAAAAAGGAAAGGCAACACTTCTAGGAATAGGCAAATCAGCATGAGTCGCCCCTGAGAGGTATCAGGAATGTCCCAAAAAGTGACTGAGGCCCAGTGATAGGGACCCAGGCAGTTGGCAGCAGGGAAGTATTTCAGGAAGTAATAGGCCCCAGCCATAGAGACAAGGTTTCAGGAGACTCCTACCTGTGGGAGGGGCACCCCCATCGTGTTCTGGGGGCACGATGAAGAAAACGAATGTCCTGCGGTCATTCTATCAAGGAATTTAAAACCATAGTCCTGAGGTAGCCAACTACTGTGCCGAACCTCAGGCATATAGAGCCAGGGCAAAAAAATGATTCACAGAGCTGGGAGACCAAAGCCAGGAGTTTGAGGTTCTCTCCTCTGGGTGTTGGGCCAGGGTCCTAGTCCTACAGTTTGAAGAAAGGATCCACAAAAAGGCTGGAAAGCAGGCAGACTTTGATATGTGCCTAATATAATAGCGACTTCACAAATCTCAACAGATTACCACCACACCTGAAAAGCTGACAAAGTTAGAAGGTGAAAACTTAACAGCGAAAGGTCAATCCTGCCTCATAAGAGAAATAAGTGTCAAATTCCAATTCAAGAAACTCTGATCAACTGGCCAAAATCTTTTTTCCTGGCCTGGAATTTGGTTACTTAAATAAGTAAATCTGTTTCTACATAAGTGAATTTGCCCTCTTAAGAAGATTATCTATGTCACAGTCAATTTTGATATCATCAATCGAAAAgataaaattcacttatttaggTGGTCAGCCAAAaatatggttattattattactattagttGTTCATACAATGGACCATTGCATaatcattaaaattaactttattaataAAGACATTTACAAACATAAAGTGTGCcatgttaaaattaagaatttaccAGAGGGCCACCCAGTGTCGTAGTGGTCGGGTtctgcgctctgctttggtggcccagggtttgcaggttcagatcccaggggcggacccagcactgttcgtcaagccatgctgtggcagcatctcacataaaatagacgaagagtggcacagatgttggctcagggacaatgttcttcaagcaaaaagaggaagactggcaacagatgttaactcagggccaatattcctcacaagaaaagaaagaaagaaagaatttactaGAGTTTTCTGGTAACCTTACCTTCCCATTATCCAATATTGAAAGTGGCTTCCTTCATTTAAGTTGCTGCAATGCAGTTAGGTAATATATACCTAATTCCCATTTTTGACAAGATTCCCAGAATCATACcttctaaaatgttttagaactatAGCTCTTACTATAAAGTTCTACTTCATACTGTTCACAATTTTGTTTAGAGTAATATGATCATTGGAGAAGCCAAACGATAACTCATTCAATAAAATAATCGTATATGATACCAGTTAATGTCCCATCATCTAAGCAGAAAAGCTTGAAATCTCCTTTTGAAGATGtagttttatttgttgttttaactaTCAAACACTTTACAAAATAACTTGTTCTTCCAAAATCGGAGTGGCAAATGTCATGTTTCTGAACCACGTCCATAACAATGCTCTGGattaaataaggaaacagatCTGCTCCTCTTGACCACTCTCCATATCCTGCTAGTTGTCCAATTCTGTGGTTAAAGCAATTACACAGAcctaaaaatcagattttctgaAAGTGGATGGGACACAACAACCTCATGAATGTCAGTTTCCTGTCATTTGCTGAAAGGGGAAACTGGCATAAAATTCAGACATCTTGTCTCTGCTTATTATAGGGTTCCTAAGACAGGAAATTGGATCCCTAAGACAGCAAATTGAGATtgtcatttctgtgaaaaacccTCTGGATAGTCTGACACACGACACAGACTGCAGGTAGATTTGTGAAAAGCTAACATTTCAATCTCCGATTAGACATGAAGCCAGAAGTGAAATCTTAAGTTTTCACTGAacccagtgatttttttttcacctccAAAAGGTCAGAAAATACACTCAGACTCTTTAAAAGTGGACACTGGGGTTTATTTCCAGAACAAACTAAATCAACTAGCTTGGCTGATCAATTGCTGCAGCCAATGGATCATGAAGTTAGGCAGGAAAAGTACAACCcagatatttttaattcagtaCCCACGGAGAAGGcctttataaaaaaagaagagtgcaGCAACTCCATTAGGCTAGTTTCCTGATCTTAACATTTCCAACCATGCAGAGAGTGTCCCAAAAGTCTTAGAACAGTTTTGAGCTTTAATAACCTCAGGTATATAAATGCagcaaattttcaaaaaaacatATATCATCTGGAGGTTTAACTTGCCTACATTTTACACTTCTTTAGTTTTGTGACTTTTGATAacacatttttagtttttgttgttgaagtaCCTGTGTTTGAATATGGCAAACAGCAACTGTTTTTAAGTTATTAAACCTTAAAACTGCACTAAGATGTTGGAATACGCTTTATGATCCCCAGTCTGAGTCCCTGTCTTAACTCATTTCACCTGACGACTGATATTTAAACTCTGAAACGGATTAAGCTGTTTTCTTGgaagttcttttctcttcttgctatATGCTCAGAACGAAGCTGGTTGAACATTTCGCTGGCTCAGTTTCTTACAGCTTTCTCCCTGACACTGGAGACGTGATCAGGTTTTCTGAAAAGTACAGAGGCACACAATTCTCAAACTCTTGTGTTATAGCAATAAATCAGCCTCTATGTGTGATGTCAGTGCAACTGAAAATGATTTGGGGCAGTACTGTGAACACTGAAATgctcatattttaataaatttccatACATTCATCCAGTTTAGAAAACCTGGCTTGACTCCAGgtgttttctccccttctccctgatCAATGTTATTTGGGTTTTTATCtctgacttgttttgtttttataagggTCTCATATATTTCCTGGGCTCTGGCAATTTCTTTCTGTGCATCAAAATGGACTTTTTGCCTGGTCAGGAGGGGAACAATTAAGTTAAAATCATTAATGCGCTTGTTTAGTTTTGTGATGTTTTCTTGAAACTGCTCACAAACTTGGTTCCACTGTTTCTGTTCAGTCGGTGTCATTGGATTCCCAAGTTTTTTCCTTGACACTAAAATTGCCTCTCTGAGTTGATCAATAGtatcctttatttccttttgcatTAGGATCCATTCTGGTTGGTATCCATTATCTATCAATATTCTGTTCAGGTTGTGAGTCATGGGATCAATATATGAACAGCCAGAAAATTTTTTTAGGGGTTTTCCTTTCCCACTGAGATTGTCAAAGTCTCCTTTTGCCATTGACTCTTGAATGAGATCCTCCACCAATCGCTCTATTGCTTGAGTTATCTTTTGTTCCTTACTCTGTCTTACATCTTTAACAGTTACACTATTAGGGAAATACTGGCTTTGTAGTTTATGCTTTTGGTATTCCATCACTTGCTCAGTTGCACGGTCTGCTCTAAATTGCCTATATTGCTTCTCTCGTTGACTTGGAGTTCCAAAACCAATACCTTCAAAACTCAAATAATGCCTGTGTTGGGgtgttttatatttgaatttttcttcttcttcttctgcctctTCAACTTTACTCTGTCTGGCATTTGTTTGTTCTATCACGTGGGAAAGCACTTTCCTATAAGCTTCTTCGATCCTTATAAATGTTGCAGAGTCAGCGGTACCAGAGCCACCGTCCGGATGGTATTGCTTGGCAAGTTTACGAAAAGATTCCCTGACATCATCTGCAGAGCATCCTTCATCCAGATTCAGCAGCCTATAATATTCTGTGATCCTCTTTTGGGATTTATGAGTTGACATCATCCTATTTCTAATAACACCAAGATATGGAAGCATTTTCTTTCGATTAGGAACCACTGAAGCATTTATCAGATGAGATCTAAGGATTTGAGCCATCATCACATACATTGTGTTCATTGTTGTACCCAGAGTTCTTCCTAGTGATGTTCTATAAAACGACAAGAAGTAAACGGAGAAGAAAGTTGTATTACCAGCTAATTAGATATGTTGAACAACACAGAAGAAATTACAAGTACAAGAAGGTGAAATTCTTTCTAACGCTGCTGCCAAAATTCTtatagcttatttcacttatgttAGCAGAGAAACGGAAGTTGATGTTTAGCATTAATATATTGTGATATAATCTGGAATCTACTCCTCACTAACCACAGAATTTTACAGCTGGCAAGTTCTTAGAGATCATCTAatccaatcttttccttttaggagaaaatctaggcCCAGAAGGTTAAGCAACATAACCAAGTCACATAGCAAGGTGTAAGCAAAATGGTTAGGGTTAGGGCACAAGACACTTGCTTAACTGTCTGTATCTCCAGCATATTATAAACTTCATCAGCACCACGATTTCTTTAATGTATCACGGTCTTTACAGTCTCAAGGAGTCTTCTCATGAGAAAACTTACACACAAAAGAATCAGAGAACATAGTACGGAACTAGTCTGACACTAAACTGAATAGAATCAAGCGTCCAAAAGACTTTTAAGCTCTATCTCATTAGGAAGGAGCTATTTGTTACATGCCGGGAAAACCAAGAGAAAGGTGAGCCCTCCCAACATGTTAGCTGTTATTTCTAAAACACATGGCAAAGAAGGCAGACTTGTACATACAACGGCAATGAAATGTTGGAAGTGGTTTAACTGGAAGTGAGATTTTGATGTAAAAATGCTAAAACTGAGCTCCTGGGGAGCCCAGTTTTCTGGACAATGGGGTCAATGGCTTTTAGAGTTGATTGGGATGGCGGTAGTCATGCCAACACGAGAACATGCCGCGGGGGGCGAGGGAGGGTAGGGGGTGGTCAGTCCCGACCCAGGAcacgccccgccccgccccgccccgccccctacTCACCTTCACAGACTCGGCAAAGGGGCTCAGCGGCTCCGGGCCCCCATGCTGCCCTCTGCGCATGCGTGCGCAGGCTGCCCTTGACTCTTCAGGTGACTCCAGAGCGCCCGGCACCGAGCGCCTCCGCCGGCCTAGACCATCTGGCGTTTTATACTGAGGGGATCTCAGCGGAGGCGGAAGGCAGAGTCATACCTCATAGGGACAGGTGTCCTACCATACCAGGCAAGACAAGAGTCTCTCTTAAAACGAACTCTACCCAAGAGGACACAGGCCGGACATTTCGGAAGGCTCCGTCCTGCCCCGGGGCAATCCGCTCCGCCTCCGCTCCCACCGGGAGCGCGAGGTGGTTCTGCCGATTGGGATTGTGGGAGTTGTAGTTCTCTGGGAAGCGCGGCGCGCCCCCCCCCGCCCGCGCCTGCGCCTGCACCTTTTGGGAGGGACGCGGGAGCGCGCGGTGAGGGCGAAAATTGTCGCCGTGGGAGGAACGGCTGCGGGCAGGGCTGGTCGTAGAGTTTTGTGAGTGTACGTTGAGACCCTGAAGTCTTAGTGCTTCGGAGCGCGACGGCCATAGGTAACTTGATTTTGGTCGGTGAAGACGAATCTTCTCCCCGAACAGGATCAATACAGCCTCTTCCGGGTCTGCAGACGGGAGCACCAAGGCAGAGACGTGGAAGTTCTACCTAAGCCAGACAGATCCGGCTAACTTGGGCTAGAAACCTAGTCTTTCGTTAATTCAGCAAGTACTTAGTGAGCAGCAGCTTAGCCAGGGATTAGTAGGGGGTGAGGACAGTCGAGGACAAAAATCAGAATAGGGGTCTCCAGGCTTTAAGTTCAGCTGCTGTCTTTGGGGTTTACTCTCTCCCCCTCCTGTGCGGAgaggtaattaaaaaaaaagaaaaaggcagaaactTGGGGAGTCGGACCTGGGTTGAAAATCCTGTTTCTTCcacttgcttttctttgtgtctgtttatctgtaaagtgagggtaCCAATAAATGGTAGAGgtgtattttgtacttttttgccAAGAGTGTGCTAAATATTTCATGTATGGTCTCTTTTAATTGttacaacagccctgtgagataAGTGCtgttgttttctccattttgcatATGATGAAATAATTGCAGCAAACTGGGTgagtttttgtgagaattacGTAATGTGTGTAAACCACttggcacggtgcctggcacatgatgcAATAGTTTTTATTATGGCTATGTCTCCTAAAAGGAGCCAGAAATAGGTACTAGCCTTTCTAAGCTTCTGAGTTATGGACAATATAATAATTTGTTACCTCCTATGTAGGTGTGCAGAAAAAGGTTTAAATTCTGATTCAGGGGGATTTCCTTACAAGCAAACAATGAACGTAACTCCTGTgtgaaagaaaatgtgtttctaCAAGTGTTAACTCTTCTGGCTGACATCTTAAACACagcatcaaaggaaaaaaaaagcatgaacaCAGTTTAAAAAACTACTCCTACTTGTATGGCACTTTGCATTTTACAGAGCACCCATCACAAATCTCAGTTTGATGTTGGCACCTTAAAAGTACTCACACTTTAGCCCCAGTAGTTCAGTGACTTTGTAAGTTACCAGGCTTTGTAAGTTACTAGAAGTGTAagtccatttctcttttcagagTGGTCAGTTTTATGGTGTGCTTCTATATACGTTGAAGGTGACTTAGCGTCGGCTGAGTTATCCAGAACACTTTGAGCTGCTAAGTAAGTGTAAACGAGTTAACTGACTTAGGGGATGATTTTCCTCATGTAAGAAATGTGGAGATAGGCAGTTTCTGGTACTGGTTGCCACTTTTGCTTTAccgttctctctctcttctccatatatatactttttttctgaatcatttaaaAGTAATTGCATACATTACGTTCCTTCACCCTTATTTCCTCAAAACAAGGGCATTCTCTTACGTCACCATGGCACTGTTCTCAAATTCAGCAGATTTAACATAAATACAATATTATTTAATGTATagttttgtatttcagtttcaCCAGTTGTCCTAATGATGTCCTTCAGAGCCACACATAAGACTTTTAAGTCAGCAGGTTAAATGAGTGATAAACCAAAACATTCTTGTTCGTTTAGTTATGGGCAGAAATAGTCCACCATTTTAGAAtatgattcttttcctttaaaaaaggtGGCTGCATATTCTGCAGTCATCAGTCCTACTGATTATAATAAGATGTGATCAAAAGATCAAATTTGGGGAgtgggccccatggccgagtaggtAAAGTTTGCTCGCTCCGCTTCGTCGGCCCacggttttgccggtttggatcctgggcgtggacatgggccatgctggggtggcatcccacatgccacaactagaaggacccacaactgaaaatgtacaactgtgtaccaggggactttggggagaaaaaggaaaaaaaataaaatctttaaaaaaatttttttttttaaaaaaagatcaaatttaGCATCAGGACCAAACCCACAGATTGATTAGCATTTTTAATTGAGATCATGTTACCTTGCTTAATTAAACTCCATAGACTTTTTAAAACGTGTTCAATTTTCAATATAATATTGTTAACCATTTTAAGGATATGTCATGATTAAAATCAATATGCTTGAACCTCAGTCCATCACTTTCCACAGAGTGTAATTATCACCTCAAGTTTGTCAGCTGGGATGTGGTATAATCTTACACATAAGGCCTGATTTTCAATGAAAGTATATCGGATTAGCTGTATGTGTCATTTCCTAGTTTAGAACATCTTGTCCATGATTCTGGGCTCAAAATATGgttgaacattttaaaacaaatttcccaATAAACAGGGGAAAGTAGACAGTTGGCACGAATTTCGTTAGCCCATCAAAACCTAAGCATTGTCTTGCTGAGTGGGTAGAAAATAgatgtgatattttttaaagttcctaaAAAACCAAATTTCCTTACTTGGTATTAAATACTGAGCTACTGCAAGAAGGGTGCCACTGCAAAGCAACCTCACTTCTCTTTGTACTCTTGGATGTAATTTCACACTTTGACTAAAGCAAGCAAGGGCTCCATTTTAATccatctgtgttttgtttttttttttcatttgctggTTCTGTGATAACCACAAAGAAGTTGATTTATTTCCAATAAGTGTGGTGCCATAGTAACCAAAATCACACTTCCCTGGAGACTGATTTCTGGTTCAGAAATTCTGAAACCACATATTGTCCCATGACATTTGCAAATGTCATCTTCTGGAGCTACAGTTCCTAGAACCACCATGAGTGTGCTTTCCTCTCTCGGTGCCATCTCAGTTCATTTTCTGCTCTGTTTGATCAAGGAAGAGCTTGCTGTAGAGAGTGTcagctttaaaagaaagaaggcgATTGATTAACATATATAACACAACAATAGTCCGAGGCAGTGGGGTAAGGTACCatggaaaagagaagattcaCACACGTTTGggtatcttttccttttccctcttcccagcTGAGTTAACCAGTTATGGAACCATCCTGAGGTGGTCCCTAAGGGCCACACACGGGATTCGTGGAACTTTGCTAAGGGTAAACGGCCCTCCTCCACCCAGGATGTGGAATTTTCATTTTTGGCATTGAGTTAATGTGATGATTTCTTGTCACTTGAGCCTGAATTATCTGCATTTGAGTTGTGCTGATCTATGgcactttctgttccttgaaatgCTGAATAGTGTATATACCTCCCTTTAATTGCAGGCCACTAGTGGGGAAACAAATGCATGTCAGCTGCCTG
The window above is part of the Equus quagga isolate Etosha38 chromosome 21, UCLA_HA_Equagga_1.0, whole genome shotgun sequence genome. Proteins encoded here:
- the DNAJC28 gene encoding dnaJ homolog subfamily C member 28, whose amino-acid sequence is MNTMYVMMAQILRSHLINASVVPNRKKMLPYLGVIRNRMMSTHKSQKRITEYYRLLNLDEGCSADDVRESFRKLAKQYHPDGGSGTADSATFIRIEEAYRKVLSHVIEQTNARQSKVEEAEEEEEKFKYKTPQHRHYLSFEGIGFGTPSQREKQYRQFRADRATEQVMEYQKHKLQSQYFPNSVTVKDVRQSKEQKITQAIERLVEDLIQESMAKGDFDNLSGKGKPLKKFSGCSYIDPMTHNLNRILIDNGYQPEWILMQKEIKDTIDQLREAILVSRKKLGNPMTPTEQKQWNQVCEQFQENITKLNKRINDFNLIVPLLTRQKVHFDAQKEIARAQEIYETLIKTKQVRDKNPNNIDQGEGEKTPGVKPGFLNWMNVWKFIKI